Proteins encoded by one window of Musa acuminata AAA Group cultivar baxijiao chromosome BXJ2-9, Cavendish_Baxijiao_AAA, whole genome shotgun sequence:
- the LOC135624044 gene encoding basic leucine zipper 43-like has translation MHPGEIASFGYLSPSDSPAFSVTSHLSSLFGPYLAQQLQTTPLMHCLSSSAAWDEAGGHQLSVAEERRKRRMISNRESARRSRMRKQKHFSELWTQVVHLRSANRQLLDELNRVMRERDRIMHENDQLRHEETELRKKLERLPAVFGCAPHGAEKL, from the coding sequence ATGCATCCTGGAGAGATTGCCAGCTTCGGCTACCTCTCACCTTCAGATTCACCTGCTTTCAGTGTCACCTCCCATCTTAGCAGCCTCTTTGGACCTTATCTCGCACAGCAACTCCAGACCACTCCGTTGATGCACTGCCTCAGTAGCAGCGCAGCTTGGGATGAGGCAGGCGGGCACCAACTGAGCGTagcagaagagaggaggaagaggaggatgataTCGAACAGGGAGTCAGCTCGGCGGTCGCGGATGAGAAAGCAGAAGCACTTCAGCGAGCTGTGGACGCAGGTCGTCCACCTCCGGTCGGCGAACCGGCAGCTCCTCGACGAGCTGAACCGGGTGATGAGAGAGCGTGATCGGATCATGCACGAGAACGACCAGCTCAGACACGAAGAGACCGAGCTCCGGAAGAAGCTTGAGAGGTTACCGGCGGTGTTCGGCTGTGCTCCACATGGTGCAGAGAAGCTTTGA
- the LOC103997950 gene encoding E3 ubiquitin ligase BIG BROTHER-related produces the protein MADGRHLFFVTDDLSTHLSAPASSWSSPSASRTPTAVPDSFVPAFSSGPSFRDPDSDSSSGHSDYSDDDHSILSLDLFRRRRLRHQKPSFVSGTAMDHHFPEPFGSPVFRVSEGPEEIGTPACLGVGLRPRFDREEDDDNAPEDADREVVVPDWATDDFFVGRRSSPSDSIEFSRARPMDSWDLRVAGFDSDSDSDEQIVTMGNEQIVAIGMNSDDGEERYRISDDLGLPFCWEGLQLGDDRRDDNEGFEWEEIDRQDEERDVLGIMVLGNEGRSDEIIRYSDDQVEHEHEGLVRNVDWEVLLAVNNLGRIPLDPDDVEPYFEDQDGLVYTSDYESFEVLFTQFSEQDSNPKGSPPAAKSVVENLPSVVLMKEDTADVDAVCAVCKDGILNEERVKRLPCFHHYHEECILPWLGIRNTCPLCRFELPTDDPEYEKQKARREDASVILHNEARLRYDFEMLPEADNL, from the coding sequence ATGGCGGACGGTCGCCATCTCTTCTTCGTCACCGACGATCTATCGACCCACTTGTCCGCTCCGGCCTCCTCCTGGTCCTCTCCCTCCGCTTCCCGTACCCCCACTGCTGTCCCGGACTCCTTCGTCCCCGCCTTCTCGTCCGGCCCCTCGTTCCGAGACCCAGACTCCGACTCTAGCTCCGGCCATTCCGACTACTCTGACGACGACCATTCCATCCTCTCCCTTGACctcttccgccgccgccgccttcgccaCCAGAAACCGTCCTTCGTCTCCGGCACTGCCATGGACCACCACTTCCCGGAGCCCTTCGGTTCCCCCGTCTTTAGGGTTTCTGAGGGACCCGAGGAGATCGGCACCCCTGCCTGCCTCGGCGTTGGGCTTAGGCCACGGTTCGACAGGGAGGAAGATGACGACAACGCTCCGGAGGATGCAGACAGGGAGGTGGTTGTTCCGGATTGGGCAACGGACGACTTCTTCGTCGGGAGGAGGAGCTCCCCTTCCGATTCGATCGAGTTCTCGAGGGCTCGGCCAATGGATTCCTGGGATCTTAGGGTTGCCGGATTCGACTCTGATTCAGATTCGGATGAGCAGATCGTGACGATGGGCAATGAACAGATTGTTGCGATCGGCATGAATTCCGATGACGGCGAGGAACGGTACAGGATCTCCGACGATTTAGGTCTCCCTTTCTGTTGGGAAGGCCTCCAACTGGGTGACGACCGGAGGGATGACAACGAGGGGTTCGAGTGGGAGGAGATCGATCGTCAGGACGAAGAAAGGGATGTTCTTGGTATTATGGTTCTTGGCAATGAGGGGAGATCTGATGAGATTATACGATACAGTGATGATCAAGTTGAGCATGAGCATGAAGGATTGGTCAGAAACGTTGATTGGGAGGTCCTTTTGGCCGTGAACAATTTGGGAAGGATCCCTTTGGATCCTGATGATGTCGAACCCTATTTTGAGGATCAAGACGGCCTTGTCTATACATCTGATTACGAGTCCTTCGAGGTCTTGTTCACGCAATTCAGCGAGCAGGATAGCAATCCCAAGGGTAGCCCTCCAGCGGCGAAGTCCGTGGTCGAGAACCTCCCATCTGTTGTCTTGATGAAAGAAGACACTGCTGATGTTGATGCAGTTTGTGCGGTTTGTAAGGATGGGATTCTGAATGAGGAAAGAGTTAAGAGGCTGCCGTGTTTCCACCATTATCACGAGGAATGCATCTTGCCATGGCTGGGGATCCGCAACACCTGCCCCCTCTGTAGATTCGAGTTGCCGACAGACGATCCTGAATACGAGAAGCAGAAGGCAAGGAGGGAAGATGCGAGTGTTATCCTGCATAATGAAGCTCGGCTCAGGTATGATTTTGAAATGTTACCTGAAGCTGACAACCTCTAG